Within Aliivibrio fischeri, the genomic segment GCCCATTGAAAAGTTGGGTTATAAACGTTTTTATCGATTTTTTCAGTCATGAATTGCTTCACTGTCTCATTATTATAAGTGAGTTATGATATAACAAAGCATTGCTGATAGAAACCTAGGAGATAGGGATGGCTTTCCAATTACACCCACGTTTGCAACAAGACTGTATTGTTTTAGGAAATTTACCTTTATGTAAGGTACTTTTAATTAAAGAAGATATTGGCCCTTGGTTAATTTTGGTACCAAGAATTGAAGAGTTAAAAGAAATTCATCACATGACTGATGAGCAACAAATCCAGTTCATTAAAGAATCAAGTGCGGTTGCTCAATTATTAGAAGATAATTTCTCCCCTGATAAAATCAATATCGGTGCATTAGGTAATTTAGTACCTCAACTGCATATTCATCATATTGCTCGCTTCACTACTGATGTCGCTTGGCCGGGACCAGTATGGGGGAATACAACGGGCGTTATTCGTGTGCAATCTTCTCAAACTCAATTAGTTGATCTGCTAAGAGACAAATTAAGTAATATCTCAGGCTTTAAGCGATAACTTTACATAAGAAACCAATAAAAAAAGGCAGTTATCTATTAACTGCCTTTTACTTACTAACACTAAGCCTTAAAGCTAATTAAGCGTGTTGTAATTCATCCCACAGCTCAGCAACAATAATACGGTCTGCTGGAGATAATTCTGATTTTGCTTTTTCAAGGCTATCATTAATATGATTTTTTAAGATATCGAGATCGTTAATACCTTGCTCTTCGCAATTAGCTACTGATAACGAAATATGACCACGTAAGTAGCCGCCGGCAAATAACTCATCATCAGATGCCGATTCAATTCGAGCATCAATTAATTCAAGCATTTTTTCTTCAAATTCAATGATCATCTTTTTCCTATTGGACAATAAATTGTTCTTTAGTTAATGGGGCTATTTGATAAAACTCACGCAATGCATTAGATAGCATATCAACTCGTGGTGGTAATCCACTATCTAAAATTGTCATTACTTCATTATGTACTTTTGTCATGAATGCTAAACGATCTGGCTCAAAATCGCCATTCAAGTTATCGCAGCTAACGTTAAATTTTAATCCTGCGCTTAATGACAAAATCCATTCATACGCTTGTGGTCGAATTTCAACTTTTTCAAACTCAGCTTGCACTTGCTCTGTACGTCCATCAGGCTCGTACCAATAACCGAAATCTTCCAATAATCGACGTTCAGGTCCAGCAACACACCAATGTGCTATTTCATGCATACCTGATTGATAGAAACCACGAGCAAAAATAATACGATGATAAGTAAATTCATCATCTGCAGGTAAATAGATAGGTTCATCACCACCAAGCTCTAGCTTAGTATTGAAAGAATCATAAAAGGTATTATTAAAAATAGAGATTAAATCTTGGTATTGGTGCGACATGCCACGAGCTTAAAAATTATAAATTGAACGACATTCTACCGCATGAATATTAAAAGACATATGTAGATAAATTTTTTTATCTTCTTTTTCAAAATTATTCATTATGTGTAAAAAGATCGAACTGATACTCTCCGCAAAAATTACCTATGTGAATTATTTTATCCTTTTTTATTTGGAGCTATCAAAGCTGTGAATGACATCACTTTAGATTTAACTCAATTACTCGATTTAGGCCCTTTTTCTTGGACTGCGATTTTTGCTTGTGCATTTAATGGCTTTCTT encodes:
- a CDS encoding elongation factor P hydroxylase; the encoded protein is MSHQYQDLISIFNNTFYDSFNTKLELGGDEPIYLPADDEFTYHRIIFARGFYQSGMHEIAHWCVAGPERRLLEDFGYWYEPDGRTEQVQAEFEKVEIRPQAYEWILSLSAGLKFNVSCDNLNGDFEPDRLAFMTKVHNEVMTILDSGLPPRVDMLSNALREFYQIAPLTKEQFIVQ
- a CDS encoding YfcL family protein encodes the protein MIIEFEEKMLELIDARIESASDDELFAGGYLRGHISLSVANCEEQGINDLDILKNHINDSLEKAKSELSPADRIIVAELWDELQHA
- a CDS encoding HIT family protein; its protein translation is MAFQLHPRLQQDCIVLGNLPLCKVLLIKEDIGPWLILVPRIEELKEIHHMTDEQQIQFIKESSAVAQLLEDNFSPDKINIGALGNLVPQLHIHHIARFTTDVAWPGPVWGNTTGVIRVQSSQTQLVDLLRDKLSNISGFKR